A window from Lepus europaeus isolate LE1 chromosome 20, mLepTim1.pri, whole genome shotgun sequence encodes these proteins:
- the ADCYAP1R1 gene encoding pituitary adenylate cyclase-activating polypeptide type I receptor isoform X7 encodes MAGVLQVSLAALLLLPAAAAMHSDCIFKKEQALCLEKIQRANYLLSLNDSSPGCPGMWDNITCWKPARVGERVLVSCPELFRIFNPDQAWETDAIGKFDFAKSTSLDLADMGLVSRNCTEDGWSEPFPHYFDACGFDEYESEPGDQDYYYLSVKALYTVGYSTSLVTLTTAMVILCRFRKLHCTRNFIHMNLFVSFMLRAISVFIKDWILYAEQDSNHCFVSTVECKAVMVFFHYCVVSNYFWLFIEGLYLFTLLVETFFPERRYFYWYTMIGWGTPTVCVAVWATLRLYFDDTGCWDMNDSTALWWVIKGPVVASIMVNFVLFIGIIIILVQKLQSPDTGGNESSIYLINVSLGVPKKAREDPLPVPSDQHSLPFLSCVQKCYCKPQRAEQHSCKMSELSTITLRLARSTLLLIPLFGIHYTVFAFSPENVSKRERLVFELGLGSFQGFVVAVLYCFLNGEVQAEIKRKWRSWKVNRYFAVDFKHRHPSLASSGVNGGTQLSILSKSSSQLRMSGLPADNLAT; translated from the exons ATGGCCGGCGTCCTGCAGGTCTCCCTGGCTGCGCTCCTCCTGCTGCCTGCG GCTGCTGCCATGCACTCTGACTGCATCTTCAAGAAGGAGCAGGCCCTGTGCTTGGAGAAGATCCAGAGGGCCAATTACCTGCTGAGCCTGAACGATTCCTCCCCAG GCTGCCCTGGGATGTGGGACAACATCACATGTTGGAAGCCTGCACGCGTGGGTGAGAGGGTCCTGGTCAGCTGCCCTGAACTCTTCCGAATCTTCAACCCTGACCAAG cctGGGAGACAGATGCCATTG GAAAGTTTGATTTTGCCAAGAGCACCTCCTTGGATCTTGCGG ACATGGGGTTGGTGAGCCGGAACTGCACGGAGGATGGCTGGTCCGAGCCCTTCCCTCACTACTTTGACGCCTGCGGGTTCGATGAGTATGAGTCTGAGCCTGGGGACCAG GACTATTACTACCTGTCGGTGAAGGCCCTCTACACGGTCGGCTACAGCACCTCCCTCGTCACCCTCACCACCGCCATGGTCATCCTGTGTCGCTTCCG gaagctgcactgCACACGGAACTTCATCCACATGAACCTGTTCGTGTCCTTCATGCTGAGGGCCATCTCGGTCTTCATCAAAGACTGGATCCTGTACGCCGAGCAGGATAGCAACCACTGCTTCGTCTCCACC GTAGAATGCAAGGCTGTCATGGTTTTCTTCCACTACTGCGTTGTGTCCAACTACTTCTGGCTGTTCATCGAGGGCCTGTACCTCTTCACGCTGCTGGTGGAGACCTTCTTTCCGGAGAGGAGATACTTCTACTGGTACACCATGATCGGCTGGG gcacccCAACAGTGTGTGTGGCGGTGTGGGCCACGCTGAGGCTCTACTTCGACGACACAGG CTGCTGGGATATGAACGACAGCACAGCCCTGTGGTGGGTGATCAAAGGCCCTGTGGTTGCCTCTATAATG GTTAACTTTGTGCTTTTCATCGGCATCATCATCATCCTGGTGCAGAAGCTTCAGTCCCCAGACACGGGTGGCAATGAGTCCAGCATCTACTT AATAAATGTAAGCCTGGGAGTCCCCAAGAAAGCCCGAGAGGACCCCCTGCCTGTGCCCTCAGACCAGCATTCACTCCCTTTCCT CAGCTGCGTGCAGAAATGCTACTGCAAGCCACAGCGGGCTGAGCAGCACTCTTGCAAGATGTCAGAGCTGTCCACCATTACTCT GCGGCTGGCCCGGTCCACCCTGCTGCTCATCCCGCTCTTTGGAATCCACTACACGGTGTTTGCCTTCTCCCCGGAGAACGTCAGCAAGAGGGAAAGACTCGTGTttgagctgggcctgggctcctTCCAG GGCTTCGTGGTGGCCGTGCTGTACTGTTTCCTGAATGGGGAG gtgcaggcggaGATCAAacggaagtggcgcagctggaaGGTGAACCGTTACTTCGCTGTGGATTTCAAGCACCGGCACCCGTCCTTGGCCAGCAGCGGTGTGAACGGGGGCACCCAACTCTCCATCCTGAGCAAGAGCAGCTCCCAGCTTCGCATGTCCGGCCTCCCGGCTGACAACCTGGCCACTTGA
- the ADCYAP1R1 gene encoding pituitary adenylate cyclase-activating polypeptide type I receptor isoform X2, which yields MAGVLQVSLAALLLLPAAAAMHSDCIFKKEQALCLEKIQRANYLLSLNDSSPGCPGMWDNITCWKPARVGERVLVSCPELFRIFNPDQAWETDAIGKFDFAKSTSLDLADMGLVSRNCTEDGWSEPFPHYFDACGFDEYESEPGDQDYYYLSVKALYTVGYSTSLVTLTTAMVILCRFRKLHCTRNFIHMNLFVSFMLRAISVFIKDWILYAEQDSNHCFVSTVECKAVMVFFHYCVVSNYFWLFIEGLYLFTLLVETFFPERRYFYWYTMIGWGTPTVCVAVWATLRLYFDDTGCWDMNDSTALWWVIKGPVVASIMVNFVLFIGIIIILVQKLQSPDTGGNESSIYLINVSLGVPKKAREDPLPVPSDQHSLPFLRLARSTLLLIPLFGIHYTVFAFSPENVSKRERLVFELGLGSFQGFVVAVLYCFLNGEVQAEIKRKWRSWKVNRYFAVDFKHRHPSLASSGVNGGTQLSILSKSSSQLRMSGLPADNLAT from the exons ATGGCCGGCGTCCTGCAGGTCTCCCTGGCTGCGCTCCTCCTGCTGCCTGCG GCTGCTGCCATGCACTCTGACTGCATCTTCAAGAAGGAGCAGGCCCTGTGCTTGGAGAAGATCCAGAGGGCCAATTACCTGCTGAGCCTGAACGATTCCTCCCCAG GCTGCCCTGGGATGTGGGACAACATCACATGTTGGAAGCCTGCACGCGTGGGTGAGAGGGTCCTGGTCAGCTGCCCTGAACTCTTCCGAATCTTCAACCCTGACCAAG cctGGGAGACAGATGCCATTG GAAAGTTTGATTTTGCCAAGAGCACCTCCTTGGATCTTGCGG ACATGGGGTTGGTGAGCCGGAACTGCACGGAGGATGGCTGGTCCGAGCCCTTCCCTCACTACTTTGACGCCTGCGGGTTCGATGAGTATGAGTCTGAGCCTGGGGACCAG GACTATTACTACCTGTCGGTGAAGGCCCTCTACACGGTCGGCTACAGCACCTCCCTCGTCACCCTCACCACCGCCATGGTCATCCTGTGTCGCTTCCG gaagctgcactgCACACGGAACTTCATCCACATGAACCTGTTCGTGTCCTTCATGCTGAGGGCCATCTCGGTCTTCATCAAAGACTGGATCCTGTACGCCGAGCAGGATAGCAACCACTGCTTCGTCTCCACC GTAGAATGCAAGGCTGTCATGGTTTTCTTCCACTACTGCGTTGTGTCCAACTACTTCTGGCTGTTCATCGAGGGCCTGTACCTCTTCACGCTGCTGGTGGAGACCTTCTTTCCGGAGAGGAGATACTTCTACTGGTACACCATGATCGGCTGGG gcacccCAACAGTGTGTGTGGCGGTGTGGGCCACGCTGAGGCTCTACTTCGACGACACAGG CTGCTGGGATATGAACGACAGCACAGCCCTGTGGTGGGTGATCAAAGGCCCTGTGGTTGCCTCTATAATG GTTAACTTTGTGCTTTTCATCGGCATCATCATCATCCTGGTGCAGAAGCTTCAGTCCCCAGACACGGGTGGCAATGAGTCCAGCATCTACTT AATAAATGTAAGCCTGGGAGTCCCCAAGAAAGCCCGAGAGGACCCCCTGCCTGTGCCCTCAGACCAGCATTCACTCCCTTTCCT GCGGCTGGCCCGGTCCACCCTGCTGCTCATCCCGCTCTTTGGAATCCACTACACGGTGTTTGCCTTCTCCCCGGAGAACGTCAGCAAGAGGGAAAGACTCGTGTttgagctgggcctgggctcctTCCAG GGCTTCGTGGTGGCCGTGCTGTACTGTTTCCTGAATGGGGAG gtgcaggcggaGATCAAacggaagtggcgcagctggaaGGTGAACCGTTACTTCGCTGTGGATTTCAAGCACCGGCACCCGTCCTTGGCCAGCAGCGGTGTGAACGGGGGCACCCAACTCTCCATCCTGAGCAAGAGCAGCTCCCAGCTTCGCATGTCCGGCCTCCCGGCTGACAACCTGGCCACTTGA
- the ADCYAP1R1 gene encoding pituitary adenylate cyclase-activating polypeptide type I receptor isoform X1, protein MAGVLQVSLAALLLLPAAAAMHSDCIFKKEQALCLEKIQRANYLLSLNDSSPGCPGMWDNITCWKPARVGERVLVSCPELFRIFNPDQAWETDAIGKFDFAKSTSLDLADMGLVSRNCTEDGWSEPFPHYFDACGFDEYESEPGDQDYYYLSVKALYTVGYSTSLVTLTTAMVILCRFRKLHCTRNFIHMNLFVSFMLRAISVFIKDWILYAEQDSNHCFVSTVECKAVMVFFHYCVVSNYFWLFIEGLYLFTLLVETFFPERRYFYWYTMIGWGTPTVCVAVWATLRLYFDDTGCWDMNDSTALWWVIKGPVVASIMVNFVLFIGIIIILVQKLQSPDTGGNESSIYFSCVQKCYCKPQRAEQHSCKMSELSTITLRLARSTLLLIPLFGIHYTVFAFSPENVSKRERLVFELGLGSFQGFVVAVLYCFLNGEVQAEIKRKWRSWKVNRYFAVDFKHRHPSLASSGVNGGTQLSILSKSSSQLRMSGLPADNLAT, encoded by the exons ATGGCCGGCGTCCTGCAGGTCTCCCTGGCTGCGCTCCTCCTGCTGCCTGCG GCTGCTGCCATGCACTCTGACTGCATCTTCAAGAAGGAGCAGGCCCTGTGCTTGGAGAAGATCCAGAGGGCCAATTACCTGCTGAGCCTGAACGATTCCTCCCCAG GCTGCCCTGGGATGTGGGACAACATCACATGTTGGAAGCCTGCACGCGTGGGTGAGAGGGTCCTGGTCAGCTGCCCTGAACTCTTCCGAATCTTCAACCCTGACCAAG cctGGGAGACAGATGCCATTG GAAAGTTTGATTTTGCCAAGAGCACCTCCTTGGATCTTGCGG ACATGGGGTTGGTGAGCCGGAACTGCACGGAGGATGGCTGGTCCGAGCCCTTCCCTCACTACTTTGACGCCTGCGGGTTCGATGAGTATGAGTCTGAGCCTGGGGACCAG GACTATTACTACCTGTCGGTGAAGGCCCTCTACACGGTCGGCTACAGCACCTCCCTCGTCACCCTCACCACCGCCATGGTCATCCTGTGTCGCTTCCG gaagctgcactgCACACGGAACTTCATCCACATGAACCTGTTCGTGTCCTTCATGCTGAGGGCCATCTCGGTCTTCATCAAAGACTGGATCCTGTACGCCGAGCAGGATAGCAACCACTGCTTCGTCTCCACC GTAGAATGCAAGGCTGTCATGGTTTTCTTCCACTACTGCGTTGTGTCCAACTACTTCTGGCTGTTCATCGAGGGCCTGTACCTCTTCACGCTGCTGGTGGAGACCTTCTTTCCGGAGAGGAGATACTTCTACTGGTACACCATGATCGGCTGGG gcacccCAACAGTGTGTGTGGCGGTGTGGGCCACGCTGAGGCTCTACTTCGACGACACAGG CTGCTGGGATATGAACGACAGCACAGCCCTGTGGTGGGTGATCAAAGGCCCTGTGGTTGCCTCTATAATG GTTAACTTTGTGCTTTTCATCGGCATCATCATCATCCTGGTGCAGAAGCTTCAGTCCCCAGACACGGGTGGCAATGAGTCCAGCATCTACTT CAGCTGCGTGCAGAAATGCTACTGCAAGCCACAGCGGGCTGAGCAGCACTCTTGCAAGATGTCAGAGCTGTCCACCATTACTCT GCGGCTGGCCCGGTCCACCCTGCTGCTCATCCCGCTCTTTGGAATCCACTACACGGTGTTTGCCTTCTCCCCGGAGAACGTCAGCAAGAGGGAAAGACTCGTGTttgagctgggcctgggctcctTCCAG GGCTTCGTGGTGGCCGTGCTGTACTGTTTCCTGAATGGGGAG gtgcaggcggaGATCAAacggaagtggcgcagctggaaGGTGAACCGTTACTTCGCTGTGGATTTCAAGCACCGGCACCCGTCCTTGGCCAGCAGCGGTGTGAACGGGGGCACCCAACTCTCCATCCTGAGCAAGAGCAGCTCCCAGCTTCGCATGTCCGGCCTCCCGGCTGACAACCTGGCCACTTGA
- the ADCYAP1R1 gene encoding pituitary adenylate cyclase-activating polypeptide type I receptor isoform X6 yields MAGVLQVSLAALLLLPAAAAMHSDCIFKKEQALCLEKIQRANYLLSLNDSSPGCPGMWDNITCWKPARVGERVLVSCPELFRIFNPDQAWETDAIGKFDFAKSTSLDLADMGLVSRNCTEDGWSEPFPHYFDACGFDEYESEPGDQDYYYLSVKALYTVGYSTSLVTLTTAMVILCRFRKLHCTRNFIHMNLFVSFMLRAISVFIKDWILYAEQDSNHCFVSTVECKAVMVFFHYCVVSNYFWLFIEGLYLFTLLVETFFPERRYFYWYTMIGWGTPTVCVAVWATLRLYFDDTGCWDMNDSTALWWVIKGPVVASIMVNFVLFIGIIIILVQKLQSPDTGGNESSIYLRLARSTLLLIPLFGIHYTVFAFSPENVSKRERLVFELGLGSFQGFVVAVLYCFLNGEVQAEIKRKWRSWKVNRYFAVDFKHRHPSLASSGVNGGTQLSILSKSSSQLRMSGLPADNLAT; encoded by the exons ATGGCCGGCGTCCTGCAGGTCTCCCTGGCTGCGCTCCTCCTGCTGCCTGCG GCTGCTGCCATGCACTCTGACTGCATCTTCAAGAAGGAGCAGGCCCTGTGCTTGGAGAAGATCCAGAGGGCCAATTACCTGCTGAGCCTGAACGATTCCTCCCCAG GCTGCCCTGGGATGTGGGACAACATCACATGTTGGAAGCCTGCACGCGTGGGTGAGAGGGTCCTGGTCAGCTGCCCTGAACTCTTCCGAATCTTCAACCCTGACCAAG cctGGGAGACAGATGCCATTG GAAAGTTTGATTTTGCCAAGAGCACCTCCTTGGATCTTGCGG ACATGGGGTTGGTGAGCCGGAACTGCACGGAGGATGGCTGGTCCGAGCCCTTCCCTCACTACTTTGACGCCTGCGGGTTCGATGAGTATGAGTCTGAGCCTGGGGACCAG GACTATTACTACCTGTCGGTGAAGGCCCTCTACACGGTCGGCTACAGCACCTCCCTCGTCACCCTCACCACCGCCATGGTCATCCTGTGTCGCTTCCG gaagctgcactgCACACGGAACTTCATCCACATGAACCTGTTCGTGTCCTTCATGCTGAGGGCCATCTCGGTCTTCATCAAAGACTGGATCCTGTACGCCGAGCAGGATAGCAACCACTGCTTCGTCTCCACC GTAGAATGCAAGGCTGTCATGGTTTTCTTCCACTACTGCGTTGTGTCCAACTACTTCTGGCTGTTCATCGAGGGCCTGTACCTCTTCACGCTGCTGGTGGAGACCTTCTTTCCGGAGAGGAGATACTTCTACTGGTACACCATGATCGGCTGGG gcacccCAACAGTGTGTGTGGCGGTGTGGGCCACGCTGAGGCTCTACTTCGACGACACAGG CTGCTGGGATATGAACGACAGCACAGCCCTGTGGTGGGTGATCAAAGGCCCTGTGGTTGCCTCTATAATG GTTAACTTTGTGCTTTTCATCGGCATCATCATCATCCTGGTGCAGAAGCTTCAGTCCCCAGACACGGGTGGCAATGAGTCCAGCATCTACTT GCGGCTGGCCCGGTCCACCCTGCTGCTCATCCCGCTCTTTGGAATCCACTACACGGTGTTTGCCTTCTCCCCGGAGAACGTCAGCAAGAGGGAAAGACTCGTGTttgagctgggcctgggctcctTCCAG GGCTTCGTGGTGGCCGTGCTGTACTGTTTCCTGAATGGGGAG gtgcaggcggaGATCAAacggaagtggcgcagctggaaGGTGAACCGTTACTTCGCTGTGGATTTCAAGCACCGGCACCCGTCCTTGGCCAGCAGCGGTGTGAACGGGGGCACCCAACTCTCCATCCTGAGCAAGAGCAGCTCCCAGCTTCGCATGTCCGGCCTCCCGGCTGACAACCTGGCCACTTGA
- the ADCYAP1R1 gene encoding pituitary adenylate cyclase-activating polypeptide type I receptor isoform X3 produces the protein MAGVLQVSLAALLLLPAAAAMHSDCIFKKEQALCLEKIQRANYLLSLNDSSPGCPGMWDNITCWKPARVGERVLVSCPELFRIFNPDQGKFDFAKSTSLDLADMGLVSRNCTEDGWSEPFPHYFDACGFDEYESEPGDQDYYYLSVKALYTVGYSTSLVTLTTAMVILCRFRKLHCTRNFIHMNLFVSFMLRAISVFIKDWILYAEQDSNHCFVSTVECKAVMVFFHYCVVSNYFWLFIEGLYLFTLLVETFFPERRYFYWYTMIGWGTPTVCVAVWATLRLYFDDTGCWDMNDSTALWWVIKGPVVASIMVNFVLFIGIIIILVQKLQSPDTGGNESSIYFSCVQKCYCKPQRAEQHSCKMSELSTITLRLARSTLLLIPLFGIHYTVFAFSPENVSKRERLVFELGLGSFQGFVVAVLYCFLNGEVQAEIKRKWRSWKVNRYFAVDFKHRHPSLASSGVNGGTQLSILSKSSSQLRMSGLPADNLAT, from the exons ATGGCCGGCGTCCTGCAGGTCTCCCTGGCTGCGCTCCTCCTGCTGCCTGCG GCTGCTGCCATGCACTCTGACTGCATCTTCAAGAAGGAGCAGGCCCTGTGCTTGGAGAAGATCCAGAGGGCCAATTACCTGCTGAGCCTGAACGATTCCTCCCCAG GCTGCCCTGGGATGTGGGACAACATCACATGTTGGAAGCCTGCACGCGTGGGTGAGAGGGTCCTGGTCAGCTGCCCTGAACTCTTCCGAATCTTCAACCCTGACCAAG GAAAGTTTGATTTTGCCAAGAGCACCTCCTTGGATCTTGCGG ACATGGGGTTGGTGAGCCGGAACTGCACGGAGGATGGCTGGTCCGAGCCCTTCCCTCACTACTTTGACGCCTGCGGGTTCGATGAGTATGAGTCTGAGCCTGGGGACCAG GACTATTACTACCTGTCGGTGAAGGCCCTCTACACGGTCGGCTACAGCACCTCCCTCGTCACCCTCACCACCGCCATGGTCATCCTGTGTCGCTTCCG gaagctgcactgCACACGGAACTTCATCCACATGAACCTGTTCGTGTCCTTCATGCTGAGGGCCATCTCGGTCTTCATCAAAGACTGGATCCTGTACGCCGAGCAGGATAGCAACCACTGCTTCGTCTCCACC GTAGAATGCAAGGCTGTCATGGTTTTCTTCCACTACTGCGTTGTGTCCAACTACTTCTGGCTGTTCATCGAGGGCCTGTACCTCTTCACGCTGCTGGTGGAGACCTTCTTTCCGGAGAGGAGATACTTCTACTGGTACACCATGATCGGCTGGG gcacccCAACAGTGTGTGTGGCGGTGTGGGCCACGCTGAGGCTCTACTTCGACGACACAGG CTGCTGGGATATGAACGACAGCACAGCCCTGTGGTGGGTGATCAAAGGCCCTGTGGTTGCCTCTATAATG GTTAACTTTGTGCTTTTCATCGGCATCATCATCATCCTGGTGCAGAAGCTTCAGTCCCCAGACACGGGTGGCAATGAGTCCAGCATCTACTT CAGCTGCGTGCAGAAATGCTACTGCAAGCCACAGCGGGCTGAGCAGCACTCTTGCAAGATGTCAGAGCTGTCCACCATTACTCT GCGGCTGGCCCGGTCCACCCTGCTGCTCATCCCGCTCTTTGGAATCCACTACACGGTGTTTGCCTTCTCCCCGGAGAACGTCAGCAAGAGGGAAAGACTCGTGTttgagctgggcctgggctcctTCCAG GGCTTCGTGGTGGCCGTGCTGTACTGTTTCCTGAATGGGGAG gtgcaggcggaGATCAAacggaagtggcgcagctggaaGGTGAACCGTTACTTCGCTGTGGATTTCAAGCACCGGCACCCGTCCTTGGCCAGCAGCGGTGTGAACGGGGGCACCCAACTCTCCATCCTGAGCAAGAGCAGCTCCCAGCTTCGCATGTCCGGCCTCCCGGCTGACAACCTGGCCACTTGA
- the ADCYAP1R1 gene encoding pituitary adenylate cyclase-activating polypeptide type I receptor isoform X5, which translates to MAGVLQVSLAALLLLPAAAAMHSDCIFKKEQALCLEKIQRANYLLSLNDSSPGCPGMWDNITCWKPARVGERVLVSCPELFRIFNPDQDMGLVSRNCTEDGWSEPFPHYFDACGFDEYESEPGDQDYYYLSVKALYTVGYSTSLVTLTTAMVILCRFRKLHCTRNFIHMNLFVSFMLRAISVFIKDWILYAEQDSNHCFVSTVECKAVMVFFHYCVVSNYFWLFIEGLYLFTLLVETFFPERRYFYWYTMIGWGTPTVCVAVWATLRLYFDDTGCWDMNDSTALWWVIKGPVVASIMVNFVLFIGIIIILVQKLQSPDTGGNESSIYLRLARSTLLLIPLFGIHYTVFAFSPENVSKRERLVFELGLGSFQGFVVAVLYCFLNGEVQAEIKRKWRSWKVNRYFAVDFKHRHPSLASSGVNGGTQLSILSKSSSQLRMSGLPADNLAT; encoded by the exons ATGGCCGGCGTCCTGCAGGTCTCCCTGGCTGCGCTCCTCCTGCTGCCTGCG GCTGCTGCCATGCACTCTGACTGCATCTTCAAGAAGGAGCAGGCCCTGTGCTTGGAGAAGATCCAGAGGGCCAATTACCTGCTGAGCCTGAACGATTCCTCCCCAG GCTGCCCTGGGATGTGGGACAACATCACATGTTGGAAGCCTGCACGCGTGGGTGAGAGGGTCCTGGTCAGCTGCCCTGAACTCTTCCGAATCTTCAACCCTGACCAAG ACATGGGGTTGGTGAGCCGGAACTGCACGGAGGATGGCTGGTCCGAGCCCTTCCCTCACTACTTTGACGCCTGCGGGTTCGATGAGTATGAGTCTGAGCCTGGGGACCAG GACTATTACTACCTGTCGGTGAAGGCCCTCTACACGGTCGGCTACAGCACCTCCCTCGTCACCCTCACCACCGCCATGGTCATCCTGTGTCGCTTCCG gaagctgcactgCACACGGAACTTCATCCACATGAACCTGTTCGTGTCCTTCATGCTGAGGGCCATCTCGGTCTTCATCAAAGACTGGATCCTGTACGCCGAGCAGGATAGCAACCACTGCTTCGTCTCCACC GTAGAATGCAAGGCTGTCATGGTTTTCTTCCACTACTGCGTTGTGTCCAACTACTTCTGGCTGTTCATCGAGGGCCTGTACCTCTTCACGCTGCTGGTGGAGACCTTCTTTCCGGAGAGGAGATACTTCTACTGGTACACCATGATCGGCTGGG gcacccCAACAGTGTGTGTGGCGGTGTGGGCCACGCTGAGGCTCTACTTCGACGACACAGG CTGCTGGGATATGAACGACAGCACAGCCCTGTGGTGGGTGATCAAAGGCCCTGTGGTTGCCTCTATAATG GTTAACTTTGTGCTTTTCATCGGCATCATCATCATCCTGGTGCAGAAGCTTCAGTCCCCAGACACGGGTGGCAATGAGTCCAGCATCTACTT GCGGCTGGCCCGGTCCACCCTGCTGCTCATCCCGCTCTTTGGAATCCACTACACGGTGTTTGCCTTCTCCCCGGAGAACGTCAGCAAGAGGGAAAGACTCGTGTttgagctgggcctgggctcctTCCAG GGCTTCGTGGTGGCCGTGCTGTACTGTTTCCTGAATGGGGAG gtgcaggcggaGATCAAacggaagtggcgcagctggaaGGTGAACCGTTACTTCGCTGTGGATTTCAAGCACCGGCACCCGTCCTTGGCCAGCAGCGGTGTGAACGGGGGCACCCAACTCTCCATCCTGAGCAAGAGCAGCTCCCAGCTTCGCATGTCCGGCCTCCCGGCTGACAACCTGGCCACTTGA
- the ADCYAP1R1 gene encoding pituitary adenylate cyclase-activating polypeptide type I receptor isoform X4 has translation MAGVLQVSLAALLLLPAAAAMHSDCIFKKEQALCLEKIQRANYLLSLNDSSPGCPGMWDNITCWKPARVGERVLVSCPELFRIFNPDQDMGLVSRNCTEDGWSEPFPHYFDACGFDEYESEPGDQDYYYLSVKALYTVGYSTSLVTLTTAMVILCRFRKLHCTRNFIHMNLFVSFMLRAISVFIKDWILYAEQDSNHCFVSTVECKAVMVFFHYCVVSNYFWLFIEGLYLFTLLVETFFPERRYFYWYTMIGWGTPTVCVAVWATLRLYFDDTGCWDMNDSTALWWVIKGPVVASIMVNFVLFIGIIIILVQKLQSPDTGGNESSIYFSCVQKCYCKPQRAEQHSCKMSELSTITLRLARSTLLLIPLFGIHYTVFAFSPENVSKRERLVFELGLGSFQGFVVAVLYCFLNGEVQAEIKRKWRSWKVNRYFAVDFKHRHPSLASSGVNGGTQLSILSKSSSQLRMSGLPADNLAT, from the exons ATGGCCGGCGTCCTGCAGGTCTCCCTGGCTGCGCTCCTCCTGCTGCCTGCG GCTGCTGCCATGCACTCTGACTGCATCTTCAAGAAGGAGCAGGCCCTGTGCTTGGAGAAGATCCAGAGGGCCAATTACCTGCTGAGCCTGAACGATTCCTCCCCAG GCTGCCCTGGGATGTGGGACAACATCACATGTTGGAAGCCTGCACGCGTGGGTGAGAGGGTCCTGGTCAGCTGCCCTGAACTCTTCCGAATCTTCAACCCTGACCAAG ACATGGGGTTGGTGAGCCGGAACTGCACGGAGGATGGCTGGTCCGAGCCCTTCCCTCACTACTTTGACGCCTGCGGGTTCGATGAGTATGAGTCTGAGCCTGGGGACCAG GACTATTACTACCTGTCGGTGAAGGCCCTCTACACGGTCGGCTACAGCACCTCCCTCGTCACCCTCACCACCGCCATGGTCATCCTGTGTCGCTTCCG gaagctgcactgCACACGGAACTTCATCCACATGAACCTGTTCGTGTCCTTCATGCTGAGGGCCATCTCGGTCTTCATCAAAGACTGGATCCTGTACGCCGAGCAGGATAGCAACCACTGCTTCGTCTCCACC GTAGAATGCAAGGCTGTCATGGTTTTCTTCCACTACTGCGTTGTGTCCAACTACTTCTGGCTGTTCATCGAGGGCCTGTACCTCTTCACGCTGCTGGTGGAGACCTTCTTTCCGGAGAGGAGATACTTCTACTGGTACACCATGATCGGCTGGG gcacccCAACAGTGTGTGTGGCGGTGTGGGCCACGCTGAGGCTCTACTTCGACGACACAGG CTGCTGGGATATGAACGACAGCACAGCCCTGTGGTGGGTGATCAAAGGCCCTGTGGTTGCCTCTATAATG GTTAACTTTGTGCTTTTCATCGGCATCATCATCATCCTGGTGCAGAAGCTTCAGTCCCCAGACACGGGTGGCAATGAGTCCAGCATCTACTT CAGCTGCGTGCAGAAATGCTACTGCAAGCCACAGCGGGCTGAGCAGCACTCTTGCAAGATGTCAGAGCTGTCCACCATTACTCT GCGGCTGGCCCGGTCCACCCTGCTGCTCATCCCGCTCTTTGGAATCCACTACACGGTGTTTGCCTTCTCCCCGGAGAACGTCAGCAAGAGGGAAAGACTCGTGTttgagctgggcctgggctcctTCCAG GGCTTCGTGGTGGCCGTGCTGTACTGTTTCCTGAATGGGGAG gtgcaggcggaGATCAAacggaagtggcgcagctggaaGGTGAACCGTTACTTCGCTGTGGATTTCAAGCACCGGCACCCGTCCTTGGCCAGCAGCGGTGTGAACGGGGGCACCCAACTCTCCATCCTGAGCAAGAGCAGCTCCCAGCTTCGCATGTCCGGCCTCCCGGCTGACAACCTGGCCACTTGA